ttgtattatttcaagggagtttcaacccattgaaagtTCTTGGAATTTGAAGGTTTTAATTAGGAATATTTCATTGGAAATTTCAACCCGTATGGAATGATggatttgtattgtttttggggattttcaacctgaTATAGAACTTTggattatttctagggatttacAACCCATGGAAGCTATGTAGAATTTGTATGGGGTTTATACTATTTTAGGGGACTTTCAACCCGTCAAATTTTTTTATATTCAGACTATTTCGAGGGGATTTCAACCAATTGGAAATGTTTTGGGAAATGTACTGTTTCttgggattttcaacccgatatTGTAGAATGTGGTTTTGGcactatttctagggattttcaacccgttggaagtattttggAGATTGTATTAgggttttgtattatttttggggattttcaacccgactTGGAATGTGGTATTTGTATTACTTTTGGGGATATTCAACCCGATGGAAATTATTTTGAGATTGTATTTGAGGGTCATAACACGATTgagttgtaacaccctaataattccttgcttttataaaaccattttccatctGAATTAAAGGAATAAtcaaagtattaccgccaccgtgataacggctaaggctagtaccagaattacgaaGCGGAATTatttaacttttaaaacaataaataaaagttaatggtctccaaacaagttggaaccatcaTGGCCCAAACCAAAACACTTTAAATCAAAATCCATTACTAAACTTGAAATCGTTATAATCTAGACTAAATAAAAATTAGAGTTTAAAACATTGCAAGTAAATAAACTCTCCCATTCAACCCTTGAAAGATTACTTGGCCTGCAAGTCACCTCTAAAAATCGGTTTTacattctactccccaacaatgcaagtgcaaatgatggatcatcatagggtcattatggcaaaggccatgaccaaaacacaaatcacttaattagggaaagctgagtacaaacaagctagaatgagatCCTAAAACTATCATGCTTCATTCCAACAATAATAAACGaaaccacatgcaaaagccaactgataaaacaattaatcatgacGACAAGAATCGACTcaagacacgactcttgactcatataTTAATTAGAACAAGCATCGAACGGGCCTAAAAAAAATATCCATTACGAAagagtgttgggagcccaccaaacactataaatattcATTACAGAAGTATCCATTACGGAAGAAAGTAACCTTGTCGGACCATATCGACAGAACTTCAGCGCATAAAAACGAATGAAACAACATTTTATATCATTCGTTGGAGTAGAGACCCTTGGCAAGATACTCCCCTCatagttcatactcaaggtatatacattCCAGGAGTTCTGAAACTTATTCagattgcactttacgtttattaatattttattcaaaaagccgactcaagacacaatcaAGTAAGACATTCAATAAATGAACAATCAAATAATacttcttttaaaatcattaggacttgtgatcaatacaTTCAAGACTAAAATGGAATTACTTCAGGGTTCCTCTCAACAAAGTATCGAGTCCACGACATACCAGTTAACATGCGGGTGTTGCACTCGGCACGAAATTCGTAATTCAATTCACCTTAACACATTAATGTATACCCTCCACGGCTGACTGGTCGAGGCACATGCGGTTACGAAATAGTGCAACATGACATGAATATACTTGGCTCATAAAATGGTAGACattacgtacaatagcataaatcatttcttgcatgcggataaaccatacatgcataaaacatacttggacaacatgtttcttatttaaatttaacaaaCATAACCAATCATAACATGCTTGCTCACATACTAAAACATGAATCCAAtaatccaagtaaacatgaatcACAACATATAATCATAATATGTATTCACATGAATTTAAGTTGGTCGCCTTAGACATGTACGTACCGTGAATACCTAAGTATGGGTGCCACTTTGTGATTAAATCATTTTAATTAGAAAACTCTTCCTatcattaaataaataaaactaaaaaattattatccatgttcatttaattcctaGCAAAATTATCTAGTTTTAAAACACTGGAATTAATCAGAAATTAGTAGttaatcattaaaataataattccaattaatcgtttaaaaccctggcatgaattttaattaattccatGCATTATACCcttaaaaatcgacactttagaTTTaaagaatctgaaaattattattaattaccataattaaaattgacatCTAATTCTGTTAAACAATTAGTCATACGAATTTATTCAAAACCAtaatcatagtttgtaattaaaaccagtaaaactcataaaaattgaagccttaatatatattttaaggaaatttggtgaaacactacctttaagtttggtggttttgtgaattgctaccttttaaaaaggaaattatattttactaccttatacgtttggtttgtttgactaacactaccatttgccgttttttgttaatgttttacgtctttggactccactacaacggttatttaatatggcaaatgcacaaaatgacaaatgaacagagatatttaaaagaatagaagaaatacacgacgaaaaacattaacgaaaaacgtcaaatggtagtgttagtcaaacaaaccaaacttataaggtagttaaattaaaaaaagtttttataaggtagcaattcacaaaaccaccaaacttaaaggtagtgtttcacaaaatttccatattttaaatctgaaaattgcaactactataattaaaatcatcctcaataatctAATCATCAAATCCTCAACTTTGGTGTTCATAACTAATCCCAAATACAATTTAAATcaataatgaaaataaaaatcataatttaaacaCATAATTTAAATAGAGATATATTAGGAAGACGTGAAAGCATACATGCCGTCTTAAAGCACGTAGAATGCAAGGTGGTCGAGGGCGAGCAAGGTGGAGAGGCACGGCAGCAGCAACCTTGGTGGTgttgtgtgcgatgggcgaaggcTGGGCGCGCAGGCAAGGGACAGCGAGCACGAAATGCAGCAGGATTTTAAAACAGATGTAACTCCTAATTTAAAACTTGAAATTAATCGATTCTTGAGTAAAAGTTCAAAAAAATTCGTGATCTACAACTTTGCAGAAGGAACTTTTGTCTAATAACGAACAAGGGTTTGAGAAATAAGGCCAAACAGAATTTCGACAAAAAGAgagatttagggttagggttactCTTAAGTTTAATGAATAACGGTGAGTGATTTTGAGGGTAatcacctatatttataggcttaggaaattccAAGATGGGCTagcttaatttgtttggacatGAACTTAGAATTAGATTGGGCTAGATTATTTTAAAaccgttttacttttgaaacccaattaaaatttCCCAACCTAAATAAAAatcattttctctctaattaaaaataataaaatattttaaatgaataaaatacatttaaataatatttaaatgcaactttaatttataaaaataataaaatgctttataaatataattaaatatattaaacattactttaaaatacgaggtattacaatgtaccctccttaaaagaagtttgggtccacattgcctagaaggactaggcaagtaaagttgcataattgaaagtgcggaattgaaatacgttattgaaagtgcggaattgaaagtgcggaattgaaaggtgcataattaaaattgtaatattgaaatttgaacttgggaacatgaaatccgaacgccaaacggctacttaaaaataagtgcgttcgacacgaattcaaagccaaaaatctcaaaacATGAAACTTTATTGTCTTTCTTGCAAAGTTTTAGGTTTTTGTACTCTTTAAATGATTAAACATGATAAACTTGGAGTGAAAagtcaatagaaagcactaaataaagcataaaataagggaaaataaggtaaaaagtgtgaaattctaccgcactctaccccccttaaaagacacgagttaggATCCCGTAACTTAACTAACCTCGGAGAAAGATCgagatatttctttctcatatcGTCATCGGCTTCCCATGTTGCTTCTtctgattcttgattagaccataaAACTTTCACAATCTTTACATCCTTAGTTcttgtactacgcactttactatccaGGATTTTGACTGGTCTTTCCTCGAAAGATAAACTTTGGTATAATTCTATGGTTTGCGGTTGCAACATATGCGACTTATCcggaacatactttctcaactgagaGATGTGGGACACATTATGCACTTTATGCAAGTCCATTGGTAaagctagtctataagctacctttcctatcCATTCTAGGATCTCATAGGGACCTATGTACTTTGGGCTGAGATTTCCTTTCTTGTCAAACCTCattacacctttcattggtgaaactttgACTAACACTTTGTCACCCACTTGAAATTCTTCGTCCCTACGTTCCAAGTCcgcatagctcttttggcgatcttacacttcttgaatctttgattggatatTTCAAATTTGGTTgattgtgtcctctatcattcgAGGTCCTAACACAACTGTCTCACTAATTTCGTTCCAACCTAGTGGACTTCTAAATTTCATTCCATACAAGGCCGACATTCTTATACTGGCGTGATAGCTATTGCTATAGGAAAATTCAACCACATCAAAACTATCTTCCccacttccttggaaatcaattacACATGCACGAAGCATATCCACAAGTGTCTGAATGGTTCTCTCAGTTTTTCCATCTGTGGCTGCATGgaacgctgtactcattttcattGTTGTACCAAAGTTCTTTTGCACACTTTTCAAGAAGtttgaaagaaaccttgaatccctatctgatacgatatccttaggaactacTCGTAGTCTCACAACACACTTAATGTAACCCTTAGCAAGTTGCTCCATTTTCCAAGTCTCCTTTATtagtataaacactgctgacttggtcagcctatctaccacaacccaaatggtatcatttccaCCCTTCGACTTGGGCatacaagtgacaaagtccattgaaaaacagtcccacttccaactcggaatttgTAATGGTtgaacctttccttgaggtctcctatgacCTATTTTGACCTTCTGACAAGTTAAGTAGATTCTACAAACTAAGATACTTCATtgttcattcttggccaccaatacaCCTTCTTCATATCCTTATACAATTTGTCACCACCCAAGTGAACggaatatggtgtattgtgaccttctttGGTAAGTTTTTCCTTTAACTCTTCACACTTTTGAGGCGCACACCACCTTCCtatgtacct
This genomic stretch from Spinacia oleracea cultivar Varoflay chromosome 3, BTI_SOV_V1, whole genome shotgun sequence harbors:
- the LOC130469883 gene encoding uncharacterized protein, with amino-acid sequence MKGVMRFDKKGNLSPKYIGPYEILEWIGKVAYRLALPMDLHKVHNVSHISQLRKYVPDKSHMLQPQTIELYQSLSFEERPVKILDSKVRSTRTKDVKIVKVLWSNQESEEATWEADDDMRKKYLDLSPRIWASDGEDVYHNPPIRDIYEDDEF